From one Butyricimonas faecihominis genomic stretch:
- a CDS encoding RNA polymerase sigma factor, which translates to MDESILIERLRRNDRKAYSDLFDRYFDKLFTFALNMVFREDVANDIVQEVFIAIYEKSVLKNYQGSLKAYLYTSVRNRCYNYLRDAKVEDRNMALYAEAAVYSDNVDMIDREEILEKIREVLDELPEKCREVCLLRFVHGYKYSEISEQLGMNENTVKVQLHRGLEKLKRCFSDYDFALVLFMLTVCLENV; encoded by the coding sequence TTGGATGAATCAATATTGATAGAGAGATTACGACGGAATGATCGAAAAGCCTATTCAGATTTGTTTGACAGGTATTTCGACAAGTTGTTCACGTTTGCCTTGAATATGGTTTTCCGGGAAGACGTGGCCAATGATATTGTGCAGGAGGTCTTTATCGCGATCTATGAAAAATCGGTTCTGAAAAATTACCAAGGTTCCTTGAAAGCCTACCTTTACACGAGCGTGCGTAATCGTTGCTACAATTACCTGCGGGACGCGAAAGTCGAGGATCGTAACATGGCGTTATACGCCGAGGCGGCAGTCTATTCGGACAACGTGGACATGATTGATCGGGAGGAGATTCTGGAGAAAATCCGGGAGGTGCTGGACGAGTTACCGGAAAAATGTCGGGAAGTGTGCCTTCTTCGTTTCGTGCATGGGTACAAATACAGCGAGATTTCCGAACAGTTGGGGATGAATGAGAATACCGTAAAGGTACAGTTGCATCGCGGGTTGGAAAAGTTGAAACGTTGTTTCTCGGATTATGATTTCGCGCTAGTGCTTTTCATGTTGACGGTTTGTCTTGAAAATGTATAG
- a CDS encoding aspartate:alanine exchanger family transporter has product MESLLQSSYFALFLIVALGFILGRINFKGISLDVSAVIFIALLFGHFGVIIPKELGNFGLVLFIFTIGMQAGPGFFTSFKAKGKVLAIITLLIVATAALTGIASKYLFDIDTPSVVGLIAGALTSTPGLAAAIDATGSSSSSIAYGIAYPFGVIGVILFVKLLPKILCVDIRAEEKRLETLLQQQYPEIKTAVFRVSNPNAFDKSLADLQIRTMTGAVVSRLVHDNLTEIPTPLSVLREGNLIKAVGSPNALRQLEILVGEKMNQDLPLGDSIDMQYVLLTNKEVAGKSLGSLNLHQNYHCTVTRVRRSGIDVAPSPDLVLRFGDKLTVIARKESMKDVLNLLGNDKRRLSDTDFFPIAMGIVLGVLFGKVNISFSDSFTFSPGLTGGILIVALVLGYLGKTGPIVWSMSGPANQLLRQLGLLLFLAEVGTSAGVNLVQTFVNSGLTLFGVGFAITLLPMIVALLVGYYGFRINILDLMGTITGGMTSTPGLAAADSMTDSNIPSVAYATVYPIAMVFLIICIQLLSMLI; this is encoded by the coding sequence ATGGAATCATTATTACAATCTTCTTATTTTGCGTTGTTTTTAATTGTTGCTCTAGGTTTTATACTGGGACGAATTAATTTTAAAGGAATATCGCTGGACGTGTCAGCGGTCATTTTTATCGCCTTGCTTTTCGGTCATTTCGGGGTAATTATCCCGAAAGAACTGGGAAATTTCGGGTTGGTACTATTTATTTTCACGATCGGAATGCAGGCCGGGCCGGGATTTTTTACCTCTTTTAAAGCGAAAGGGAAAGTGCTGGCAATTATCACGTTATTAATCGTGGCCACGGCAGCACTGACCGGAATTGCCTCTAAATATTTGTTTGACATCGATACGCCGAGTGTCGTGGGATTGATTGCGGGAGCGTTGACGAGTACACCGGGTTTGGCTGCCGCTATTGATGCCACGGGTTCCTCGTCCTCTTCCATCGCTTACGGGATTGCCTATCCTTTTGGGGTGATCGGGGTGATTCTGTTCGTGAAACTTTTACCTAAGATATTATGCGTGGACATCCGTGCGGAGGAAAAACGGCTGGAAACCTTGCTGCAACAACAATACCCGGAGATCAAAACGGCTGTTTTCCGGGTGAGTAATCCGAACGCTTTTGACAAGAGCTTGGCTGATTTGCAAATTCGGACCATGACAGGAGCCGTGGTTTCCCGTTTGGTTCACGATAACCTGACCGAGATCCCAACCCCTCTATCCGTGTTGCGGGAGGGAAATTTGATCAAGGCGGTAGGCTCCCCGAATGCTTTGCGGCAGTTAGAAATCTTGGTCGGGGAAAAGATGAATCAGGATTTGCCTCTGGGGGATAGCATTGATATGCAGTACGTGCTGTTGACGAATAAAGAGGTGGCCGGGAAGAGCTTGGGTAGTTTGAACCTGCATCAGAATTATCACTGTACGGTGACCCGTGTGCGTCGTTCCGGTATTGACGTGGCCCCGAGTCCCGATTTAGTTCTGCGTTTTGGTGATAAGTTGACAGTAATAGCCCGGAAGGAGAGCATGAAGGACGTGTTGAATCTTTTGGGGAATGACAAGAGACGTTTGTCGGACACCGATTTTTTCCCGATTGCAATGGGTATCGTGTTGGGCGTGCTTTTTGGAAAGGTGAATATCTCTTTTTCCGATAGTTTCACCTTTTCTCCGGGATTGACGGGAGGAATTCTGATCGTGGCTCTGGTTTTGGGTTATCTTGGTAAGACTGGACCTATCGTGTGGTCTATGTCCGGCCCGGCCAATCAACTGTTACGTCAATTAGGATTGTTACTGTTTTTGGCGGAAGTCGGGACCTCGGCAGGCGTGAATCTGGTACAAACCTTCGTGAATAGCGGGTTAACCCTGTTCGGGGTAGGTTTTGCTATTACCTTGTTGCCGATGATCGTGGCTCTGTTGGTGGGGTACTACGGTTTCCGGATCAATATTTTGGATCTGATGGGAACGATCACGGGAGGAATGACGAGTACACCGGGATTGGCTGCCGCTGACTCCATGACTGACAGTAACATCCCGAGCGTGGCCTATGCAACGGTTTATCCGATAGCGATGGTGTTTCTAATTATCTGTATTCAACTATTAAGTATGTTAATTTGA
- a CDS encoding 3-phosphoshikimate 1-carboxyvinyltransferase, protein MDRVIAWDKTKIEGVAVLPASKSISNRALVLCALAGCPVPENLSDSDDTRVLREALSTSDRLVNVGHAGTAMRFLTAYFALKGGVRELTGSERMKQRPVQVLVDALRELGASIAYMGDEGFPPLWITSAPLQGGRSLSLDASVSSQYVSALMMIAPLLPGGLTLDLEERIVSAAYIRMTVGMMRLFGVDVRLEGKKIIIPEKGYIPVNLRVESDWTAASYFYEMVSIVGLGEIFISDLKKDSLQGDALQYRLWEQLGVQTEWQESGVLLRVVGENTDFFEADFTEMPDLALTFIVTCCLKDIPFHICGLETLYVKECDRVAASIRELHKLGYDLDVSVHGELSWNRERNTLISLEIDTYQDHRMAMAFAPVGLKLPGLVIRNAGVVTKSFPTFWEQLDKLLI, encoded by the coding sequence ATGGATCGAGTTATCGCGTGGGACAAGACAAAGATTGAAGGTGTGGCTGTTTTACCGGCTTCAAAGAGTATCTCGAACAGGGCGCTCGTGTTATGTGCCTTGGCAGGATGCCCGGTACCGGAGAATTTGTCGGATAGCGATGATACACGGGTGTTGCGGGAGGCCCTGTCCACTTCAGACAGGTTGGTCAACGTGGGACACGCCGGAACTGCCATGCGTTTCTTGACAGCTTATTTTGCCTTGAAAGGCGGGGTCCGGGAATTAACCGGTTCGGAGCGTATGAAACAGCGTCCCGTGCAGGTATTGGTGGATGCTTTGCGGGAATTAGGTGCGAGTATCGCCTACATGGGAGACGAGGGTTTTCCGCCTTTATGGATTACTTCCGCACCTTTACAAGGAGGGCGTTCCCTGTCGTTAGACGCATCCGTGAGTAGTCAATACGTGTCGGCCTTGATGATGATTGCCCCTTTGCTGCCGGGAGGCTTGACGCTCGATTTGGAAGAAAGAATCGTTTCTGCCGCTTACATACGGATGACGGTCGGCATGATGCGCTTGTTCGGGGTAGACGTGCGTTTGGAAGGGAAAAAGATTATTATTCCCGAGAAGGGGTACATCCCGGTAAACCTGCGCGTGGAATCCGACTGGACGGCAGCATCTTATTTCTACGAGATGGTTTCTATTGTCGGGCTGGGGGAAATCTTTATTTCGGACTTGAAAAAAGACAGTTTGCAAGGGGATGCGCTGCAATATAGATTGTGGGAACAATTAGGGGTGCAAACAGAATGGCAGGAATCGGGTGTTCTCTTGCGGGTTGTCGGTGAAAATACGGATTTTTTCGAGGCGGATTTTACTGAAATGCCCGATCTGGCTCTTACTTTTATCGTGACTTGTTGTTTAAAAGATATTCCGTTTCATATTTGCGGCTTGGAAACTTTGTATGTTAAAGAGTGTGACCGGGTAGCCGCCTCGATTCGAGAGTTACATAAATTGGGGTATGATCTGGATGTCTCCGTGCATGGCGAGTTGTCATGGAATCGGGAACGGAATACGTTGATTTCATTGGAAATAGATACTTATCAAGACCATCGTATGGCAATGGCGTTTGCTCCTGTCGGGTTAAAGTTACCCGGTTTGGTCATCCGCAATGCCGGGGTGGTGACGAAGTCTTTCCCTACATTTTGGGAACAGCTGGATAAATTATTGATTTAA
- the aroB gene encoding 3-dehydroquinate synthase, producing MESIIFTTDASIVLAELLGGIRHENLFIVADKHTVGFCDRLFEKVDWIPSHVTVLDCGEEYKSIESVSRIWMMLSKRGARRSSILVCVGGGVVTDLGGFAASTFKRGMRCINVPTTLLAQVDASLGGKTGFNFNGLKNEIGTFSIPEKVIIDVHFLSHLPVRERMSGFAEMIKHGLLSDREYLTRLLSLEYQETSPEDFLELIRRSVTIKGEIVSQDPREQGLRKVLNFGHTIGHAIESLSIMRGMALLHGEAVALGLVAELYLSVKEKGFPEEIYREVRNFVKRYYPNYPLMEHVDTLYELMLHDKKNERRGVNFTLLPGIGEFSLDNYCSKDLVVEALSQV from the coding sequence ATGGAAAGTATCATTTTTACCACGGATGCCAGCATTGTCCTTGCCGAATTGCTGGGAGGAATCAGGCACGAGAATTTATTTATCGTGGCAGATAAGCACACGGTCGGTTTTTGTGATCGCTTGTTTGAGAAGGTGGATTGGATTCCCTCTCACGTGACGGTTCTGGATTGCGGGGAAGAGTATAAGTCGATTGAAAGCGTCAGCCGGATTTGGATGATGTTGAGTAAACGGGGGGCGCGTCGATCTTCCATTCTCGTGTGCGTGGGAGGTGGTGTCGTGACGGATTTGGGAGGATTCGCGGCTTCCACGTTCAAACGGGGGATGCGTTGCATCAATGTTCCCACGACACTGCTGGCGCAGGTTGATGCATCTTTGGGCGGTAAAACCGGGTTTAATTTCAACGGTTTGAAAAACGAGATTGGCACGTTCTCCATTCCGGAAAAAGTGATTATCGATGTCCATTTTTTAAGTCATTTACCCGTGCGGGAACGAATGTCCGGTTTCGCGGAGATGATCAAGCATGGTTTATTGTCAGACCGGGAGTATTTGACCCGGTTGTTGAGCTTGGAATATCAAGAAACGAGTCCGGAAGATTTTCTGGAGCTGATTCGGCGCTCCGTGACGATAAAAGGTGAAATTGTCTCCCAAGACCCTAGGGAACAGGGACTGCGTAAAGTGTTGAATTTCGGACACACGATCGGGCATGCCATCGAAAGCTTGTCTATCATGCGGGGAATGGCTCTTTTGCACGGGGAGGCGGTGGCATTGGGATTGGTGGCCGAATTATACCTGTCCGTCAAAGAAAAAGGTTTCCCGGAAGAAATTTACCGGGAAGTCCGGAATTTTGTCAAACGATATTATCCGAACTATCCTCTGATGGAGCATGTTGATACCTTGTATGAATTGATGTTGCATGATAAGAAAAACGAACGGCGGGGAGTGAATTTCACGTTACTCCCGGGTATCGGGGAATTTTCATTGGATAATTATTGTTCGAAAGATTTAGTGGTTGAGGCATTGAGCCAAGTGTAA
- the dprA gene encoding DNA-processing protein DprA, with protein MNHENSVLTKVAITMAPRLNNALFASLFQQCGGISGFFEETDQNIETLFRENNLTNIQPERSRWLQMAKQELDVMEKHHIRVCGIEDSNYPRLLKHCADAPLVLFYKGILDASDSKNIAIVGTRKATEMGKKRVDTLLHELAETGYHPNIISGLAYGIDITAHTACMHYGLKAQAVLGHGLHMVYPASHKSMAEKILEQGGALISEFPTCAQILPTNFLQRNRIVAGMSEAILVAESPIKGGAMSTARQALSYNRDVMAIPGRPEDPTFAGCNLLIKQNIAALVENIKDLIRILNWPPLPTGPYQMSLDLFPVTNNEVLLMETLLKRGEQNIDQLHQLTRIPVHDLSVLLLKLELEGHVMQLPGNCYTLI; from the coding sequence ATGAATCATGAAAACTCGGTCCTGACAAAGGTTGCCATCACCATGGCACCCCGGCTTAACAATGCTCTTTTTGCCTCCTTGTTCCAACAATGTGGCGGAATTTCCGGCTTTTTCGAAGAAACAGATCAAAATATAGAGACTCTTTTCCGGGAAAATAACCTGACAAACATCCAACCCGAACGCTCCCGCTGGTTACAGATGGCAAAACAGGAGTTGGACGTCATGGAAAAACATCACATCCGGGTATGCGGAATCGAAGATTCGAATTATCCCCGCCTTTTGAAACATTGCGCGGATGCCCCGCTCGTACTATTTTATAAGGGGATTCTGGATGCCTCCGACTCGAAGAATATTGCCATCGTGGGGACCCGCAAAGCAACCGAAATGGGCAAGAAACGAGTAGACACGTTGCTCCATGAACTGGCCGAAACAGGTTACCACCCGAATATTATCAGTGGATTGGCTTACGGGATCGACATTACCGCCCACACGGCGTGCATGCATTACGGTTTAAAAGCACAGGCCGTTCTCGGACACGGCCTACACATGGTTTATCCTGCCTCACACAAAAGTATGGCCGAAAAGATTTTGGAACAAGGGGGAGCTTTAATTTCAGAATTTCCGACTTGCGCACAGATTTTACCGACAAACTTTCTCCAACGCAATCGAATCGTGGCAGGCATGAGCGAGGCGATTCTTGTCGCCGAATCTCCCATAAAAGGAGGGGCCATGTCTACCGCCCGACAAGCCTTGTCGTACAACCGGGACGTGATGGCGATTCCCGGAAGACCGGAAGACCCGACCTTCGCCGGGTGTAACCTGTTGATCAAACAAAATATTGCCGCCTTGGTAGAAAACATCAAGGATCTGATCCGGATTCTCAACTGGCCACCTCTCCCAACCGGACCCTACCAGATGTCCCTAGATTTATTCCCCGTAACAAATAATGAAGTATTACTCATGGAGACTCTGTTAAAAAGAGGAGAACAAAATATCGATCAGTTACATCAACTTACACGCATACCCGTGCATGACCTCTCCGTACTTCTTTTAAAACTCGAGCTGGAAGGTCACGTGATGCAACTCCCCGGTAATTGTTACACGCTCATTTAA
- the gdhA gene encoding NADP-specific glutamate dehydrogenase, giving the protein MKAEIKEFMDALKARTVGESEFHQAVQEVIETVWDTYQANPKYKANKILEKMVEPERVIMFRVPWIDDKGEVQINRGYRVQFNSAIGPYKGGLRFHPSVTLGGLKFLGFEQTFKNSLTTLPMGGGKGGSDFNPKGKSDNEIMRFCQSFMTELCKYIGADTDVPAGDIGVGAREIGFLFGQYKRIRNEFVGVLTGKNREFGGSRVRPEATGYGTVYFAQHMLAEKGEKIAGKTVAISGFGNVAWGAAQKLVQLGAKLVTISGPDGYIYDEKGLTQEGVDYMLELRASNNDVVAPYAEKFGAKFFPKAKPWEVKCDIAFPCAIQNELNEEDAKKLVANGCQMVVETSNMGCTAEAVNYLNEHITFAPGKAANAGGVAVSGLEMSQNSMRYSWTAEEVDAKLSQIMKDIHDTCVKFGREGNKINYVKGANIGGFIKVAEAMCAQGHC; this is encoded by the coding sequence ATGAAAGCAGAGATTAAAGAATTCATGGATGCCTTAAAGGCTAGAACCGTAGGTGAATCAGAATTCCACCAGGCAGTTCAAGAAGTGATTGAAACTGTATGGGATACCTATCAGGCAAACCCGAAATACAAGGCTAACAAGATCCTTGAGAAAATGGTAGAACCTGAAAGAGTAATCATGTTCAGAGTACCCTGGATCGACGATAAAGGTGAAGTACAAATCAACCGTGGTTATAGAGTACAATTCAACAGTGCTATTGGACCGTACAAAGGAGGTTTGCGTTTCCACCCGTCAGTAACCCTTGGCGGTTTGAAATTCTTAGGTTTCGAACAAACTTTCAAAAACTCTTTGACTACTCTTCCGATGGGTGGTGGTAAAGGAGGTTCTGACTTCAACCCGAAAGGAAAATCAGATAACGAAATCATGCGTTTCTGCCAAAGTTTCATGACTGAACTTTGCAAATATATCGGTGCTGATACTGACGTACCTGCAGGTGATATCGGTGTTGGAGCTCGTGAAATCGGTTTCTTGTTCGGACAATACAAGAGAATCCGTAACGAATTCGTTGGTGTATTAACTGGAAAGAACCGTGAATTCGGTGGTTCAAGAGTACGTCCGGAAGCTACTGGTTACGGTACCGTTTATTTCGCACAACACATGTTGGCTGAAAAAGGTGAGAAAATCGCCGGTAAGACTGTAGCTATCTCTGGTTTCGGTAACGTAGCTTGGGGTGCTGCTCAGAAATTAGTTCAATTAGGTGCTAAATTAGTTACCATTTCTGGTCCTGACGGATACATCTATGATGAAAAAGGTCTTACTCAAGAAGGTGTAGACTACATGTTGGAATTGCGTGCTAGCAACAACGACGTTGTAGCTCCTTACGCTGAGAAATTCGGTGCTAAATTCTTCCCGAAAGCTAAACCTTGGGAAGTTAAATGTGACATCGCATTCCCTTGCGCTATCCAAAACGAGTTGAACGAAGAAGATGCTAAGAAATTGGTTGCTAACGGTTGCCAAATGGTAGTTGAAACTTCTAACATGGGTTGTACTGCTGAAGCTGTTAACTACTTGAACGAGCACATTACTTTCGCTCCGGGTAAAGCAGCTAACGCTGGTGGTGTTGCCGTTTCTGGTCTTGAAATGAGCCAAAACTCAATGAGATATAGCTGGACTGCTGAAGAAGTAGACGCTAAATTGTCTCAGATCATGAAAGACATCCACGATACTTGCGTTAAATTCGGTAGAGAAGGTAACAAGATCAACTATGTTAAGGGTGCTAACATCGGTGGCTTTATCAAAGTTGCTGAGGCTATGTGCGCTCAAGGACACTGCTAA
- a CDS encoding MATE family efflux transporter: MRSGWTMLHGSLLNKILLFSLPLAASSILQQLFNSVDVAVVGRFASDQALAAVGSNSSVISLMINLFVGISVGANVVIANYIGQKDERGIKNAIHTVSVIALTSGCLLLVVGLLIARPILEAMDTPDDVIDLAVLYLRIYFLGMPFFMIYNFGASILRSMGDTKRPLYCLVAAGIINTVLNLLLVIVFKMSVAGVAIGTVVANMFSAGVIIYILRHEQGPFKLNFKHLRINRPELRKVLQIGVPAGIQGMVFSIANIFIQAAVNRFGSAAIAGSAAALTYEYYCYFVVSAFSQAAVTFISQNYGAGQIDRCKRIFRLTMLLSVACCGLLNVLFVWQKHFAISFFTSSPEVFHYAALRMNIVLLTQCLACSYEIAGAALRGLGYSMLPAILTVFGTCVLRLLWIYLVCPLLPSFDALMVIYPISWIVTGAAVLVAYYVVQKKLFRPKEMPIFT, translated from the coding sequence GTGCGGTCCGGATGGACAATGCTGCACGGTAGTTTACTGAACAAAATTCTGTTGTTTTCTCTGCCATTAGCGGCAAGTAGCATCCTGCAGCAGTTATTCAACTCGGTAGATGTAGCCGTCGTGGGAAGATTTGCCAGCGATCAGGCTCTGGCAGCTGTGGGAAGCAACAGTTCGGTGATCAGCTTGATGATTAACCTGTTCGTGGGAATATCCGTCGGGGCAAATGTCGTGATCGCCAACTACATCGGGCAAAAAGATGAACGGGGAATCAAAAATGCCATACACACGGTCTCCGTGATCGCCTTGACAAGCGGGTGCCTACTACTCGTGGTAGGTTTACTCATAGCCCGCCCGATACTGGAAGCTATGGACACGCCCGATGATGTCATTGACTTGGCAGTTCTGTATCTTCGCATTTACTTTCTCGGGATGCCCTTCTTCATGATTTACAACTTCGGGGCAAGCATTCTCCGTAGCATGGGAGACACGAAACGCCCGCTTTATTGTCTTGTTGCTGCCGGGATCATCAATACCGTGCTAAACTTACTGTTGGTCATTGTCTTCAAGATGAGTGTTGCAGGCGTCGCTATTGGTACGGTCGTTGCCAACATGTTCAGCGCAGGCGTGATCATATACATCCTGCGACACGAACAAGGGCCATTCAAACTAAACTTCAAGCACCTCCGCATCAATCGTCCCGAATTACGAAAAGTTCTTCAAATCGGTGTCCCCGCAGGAATACAGGGGATGGTGTTTTCGATTGCCAACATTTTCATACAAGCAGCCGTCAACCGATTCGGTTCTGCAGCCATTGCAGGCTCCGCCGCAGCCCTTACTTACGAGTATTACTGTTATTTTGTCGTTAGCGCTTTCAGTCAAGCCGCGGTAACTTTTATCAGCCAAAATTACGGGGCCGGACAAATTGATCGCTGTAAAAGAATTTTCCGTCTGACGATGTTATTAAGTGTTGCCTGTTGCGGCTTGCTGAACGTGCTATTCGTCTGGCAAAAACACTTCGCCATCAGCTTCTTCACGTCCAGTCCGGAAGTATTCCATTATGCAGCACTTCGCATGAATATCGTCTTATTGACACAGTGTCTTGCCTGCTCATACGAAATTGCCGGAGCTGCACTCCGGGGACTTGGCTATTCCATGCTACCAGCAATCCTCACCGTGTTTGGTACCTGCGTCTTACGATTGCTATGGATATACCTTGTCTGTCCCTTATTGCCCAGTTTCGACGCCTTGATGGTCATCTATCCCATCTCGTGGATCGTGACGGGTGCTGCCGTTTTGGTCGCATACTACGTGGTACAGAAAAAGTTATTCCGGCCCAAGGAAATGCCAATTTTTACCTAA
- a CDS encoding TlpA disulfide reductase family protein: MLRNNLIVLLLAAAGLFSSCGSGNHYSLTGSLPTRYDGCLVKLTPATFFFSEEKPSPVDSVKIKDGKFRFAGTVQEPTVYMLTIDGVDYKIPDMASIAVVIEPGDVTIEYDTLGIIMAGTPVNERYMTTIGEAKRETVRQRQLLWQERDSVKRLPGSVENEVDNYYNLKSSAIFKENVIPASENFIREYAGTEIGEFFFFHCCGKDVYSKAFVDEVYPTIRPEIREQYETLIRARQEKQDYFVHSQKVTNVGMPYREIVARTIDGKEIRLSDYVGKKQLILLDFWASWCIPCIQEVPLLKRLQEKYKNQGLQIVGVSVDSDREKWQGALNKHQPAGIQISELKGWESVSRVDYGVQAIPFTVLIDASGKILARNPHGPLLEEIIEKYFSKK, encoded by the coding sequence ATGCTGAGAAATAATCTGATTGTCCTGTTGCTTGCAGCAGCAGGACTTTTTTCTTCTTGCGGGAGCGGGAACCACTATTCGCTTACCGGGAGTTTGCCGACTCGTTATGATGGATGTCTGGTTAAGCTTACGCCTGCCACGTTCTTTTTCTCCGAGGAGAAACCCAGTCCAGTGGATAGCGTCAAAATTAAGGATGGTAAATTTCGGTTTGCCGGAACGGTGCAGGAACCGACCGTCTATATGCTGACAATTGATGGAGTGGATTATAAGATCCCGGATATGGCTTCAATAGCCGTGGTGATTGAACCCGGAGACGTTACGATAGAATACGATACGCTGGGAATCATTATGGCGGGAACCCCTGTAAATGAACGGTACATGACGACGATAGGAGAGGCCAAGCGGGAAACCGTGCGTCAACGCCAACTTTTATGGCAGGAACGGGATAGCGTGAAGCGTTTGCCGGGGAGTGTGGAAAATGAGGTAGATAACTACTATAATCTGAAAAGTAGTGCTATTTTCAAGGAGAATGTCATTCCGGCATCAGAAAACTTTATTCGAGAATACGCGGGTACTGAAATCGGGGAGTTCTTCTTCTTTCATTGTTGCGGGAAAGATGTGTATAGCAAGGCTTTTGTAGATGAGGTTTATCCGACTATTCGGCCGGAAATACGGGAGCAATACGAGACTTTAATCCGGGCTCGTCAGGAAAAACAGGATTATTTCGTGCATTCGCAGAAAGTCACAAACGTGGGAATGCCCTATCGGGAGATTGTGGCTCGAACAATAGACGGGAAAGAGATTCGTTTATCGGATTATGTCGGTAAGAAACAACTTATTTTACTGGATTTCTGGGCATCTTGGTGTATCCCTTGTATCCAGGAGGTTCCTCTGCTAAAGAGATTGCAGGAAAAGTATAAAAATCAAGGATTACAAATTGTGGGTGTGTCCGTTGATTCTGATCGGGAAAAATGGCAGGGAGCTTTGAATAAGCATCAGCCGGCAGGCATCCAGATTTCCGAATTGAAAGGTTGGGAAAGTGTTTCCCGTGTTGATTACGGGGTACAGGCGATACCGTTTACGGTTTTAATCGATGCATCCGGTAAAATCCTTGCTCGCAACCCGCATGGTCCGCTTTTGGAAGAGATCATCGAGAAGTATTTTTCTAAAAAATAG